The DNA region CCCCGCCGTACGCTGCAGTGGCGGCGCGAGCACTGGATCGCCCGCTTTCGCGGGCGACGACAGCTTCATAGGTCGGCAGCCCCGGCACCACTCCAAAAGAAAACGCCCGCCATGCGGCGGGCGTTTCGTATCCGTGTTGCAAGCCTCAGCCCTGCGGCTGCGGCGCGACATCGCCGGTCGGCGGCGCATCGGGACGCGGCCGCGGCTTGCCGGCGGGCGGCACCGCCGACGAGCGCGGACCGGTCGGCTCGATCACCGACTCGCGCACCGGACGGATGCCGTTGATCAAGTCCTTGATCTCATCGCCGGTCAGCGTCTCGAACTCGAGCAGGCCCTTGGCGAGCGTTTCGAGATCGGCGCGCTTCTCGGTCAGGATGCGACGCGCATCCTCAAGACCGGACTCGACGAGCTTGCGCACCTCGGCGTCGATCTTGCGGCTCGTCTCTTCCGAGACGTTGGTCTGCCGCGCGACCTGGTAGCCGAGGAACACTTCGTCCTGGTTCTCGCCATAGGCGACCGGGCCGAGCTCGGTCGAGAAGCCCCAGCGCGTGACCATCATACGGGCGAGCTTGGTGCCCTGCTCGATGTCGCTGGCGGCGCCGGAGGTGACCTTCTCGTTGCCGAACACGAGCTCTTCCGCCACGCGGCCGGCCATGATGATGGCGAGGCGCGAGGTCATCTGCTCGTAGGACATCGACAGCTTGTCGCGTTCCGGCAACTGCATGACCATGCCGAGCGCACGGCCACGCGGGATGATCGTCGCCTTGTGCACCGGATCGGTCGCCTTGACGTTGAGCGCGACCAGCGCGTGCCCGCCTTCGTGATAGGCGGTGAGGAGCTTCTCCTCGTCCGTCATCACCAGCGTGCGGCGCTCGGCGCCCATCATCACCTTGTCCTTGGCGTCCTCGAACTCCGCCTGCGTGACCATGCGCTTGTTGCGGCGCGCGGCCATGAGGGCGGCTTCGTTGACGAGGTTCATCAGGTCGGCGCCGGAGAAGCCGGGCGTGCCGCGCGCGACGGTCTTGAGGTTCACGTCCGGCGCCAGCGGCACCTTGCGCACGTGCACCTTCAGGATCTGCTCGCGGCCCATGACGTCCGGGTTCGGCACCACGACCTGGCGGTCGAAGCGGCCGGGACGCAGCAGCGCCGGATCGAGCACGTCAGGACGGTTGGTCGCGGCGATGAGGATGATGCCCTCGTTCGCCTCGAAGCCGTCCATCTCGACCAGCAACTGGTTGAGCGTCTGCTCGCGTTCATCGTTGCCACCGCCGAGGCCGGCGCCGCGATGACGGCCGACCGCGTCGATTTCGTCGATGAAGATGATGCACGGCGCGTTCTTCTTGGCCTGCTCGAACATGTCGCGCACGCGGCTAGCGCCAACGCCGACGAACATCTCGACGAAGTCGGAGCCCGAAATCGTGAAGAACGGCACGTTCGCTTCGCCGGCGACGGCGCGCGCAATCAGCGTCTTACCGGTGCCCGGAGGGCCGACCAGCAATACGCCGCGCGGAATGCGGCCGCCGAGACGTTGGAATTTGCCGGGGTCGCGCAGGAATTCGACGATCTCCTGCAGGTCCTGCTTGGCTTCGTCGACACCGGCGACGTCTTCGAACGTCACGCGGCCGTGCGATTCAGCCAAGAGCTTGGCGCGCGACTTGCCGAAGCCGAGCGCCTTGCCGCCAGCGCCCTGCATTTGGCGCGACAGGAATATCCACACGCCGATGAGCGCGATGAACGGCAGCCACGACACGAGCAG from Pseudolabrys taiwanensis includes:
- the ftsH gene encoding ATP-dependent zinc metalloprotease FtsH, yielding MNANLRNFALWVIIVLLLLALFTLFQNPGQRTTAQDISFSQLLSEVDQGRVRDVVIQGPEIHGTFANGTSFQTYAPSDPGLVQKLYSKGVSITARPQQDNVPWFVSLLVSWLPFIALIGVWIFLSRQMQGAGGKALGFGKSRAKLLAESHGRVTFEDVAGVDEAKQDLQEIVEFLRDPGKFQRLGGRIPRGVLLVGPPGTGKTLIARAVAGEANVPFFTISGSDFVEMFVGVGASRVRDMFEQAKKNAPCIIFIDEIDAVGRHRGAGLGGGNDEREQTLNQLLVEMDGFEANEGIILIAATNRPDVLDPALLRPGRFDRQVVVPNPDVMGREQILKVHVRKVPLAPDVNLKTVARGTPGFSGADLMNLVNEAALMAARRNKRMVTQAEFEDAKDKVMMGAERRTLVMTDEEKLLTAYHEGGHALVALNVKATDPVHKATIIPRGRALGMVMQLPERDKLSMSYEQMTSRLAIIMAGRVAEELVFGNEKVTSGAASDIEQGTKLARMMVTRWGFSTELGPVAYGENQDEVFLGYQVARQTNVSEETSRKIDAEVRKLVESGLEDARRILTEKRADLETLAKGLLEFETLTGDEIKDLINGIRPVRESVIEPTGPRSSAVPPAGKPRPRPDAPPTGDVAPQPQG